A single genomic interval of Dysidea avara chromosome 8, odDysAvar1.4, whole genome shotgun sequence harbors:
- the LOC136264854 gene encoding transmembrane protein 230-like — protein MAPIKYTRLRSPASDEYTDEQFKQPPPKFPTKSIIIAIVLFLVGAAMLTLGVLLLTGVIETKFWDRCYPLLFLGTIAFVPGLYHVRIAYYAWKGYHGYSYDDIPSID, from the coding sequence ATGGCTCCAATCAAGTATACCAGACTGAGGTCACCAGCATCTGATGAATATACTGATGAGCAGTTCAAACAGCCTCCACCTAAATTTCCCACCAAATCCATCATCATAGCGATTGTCCTATTCCTCGTTGGGGCAGCCATGTTGACACTGGGAGTACTATTGCTGACTGGAGTGATAGAGACGAAGTTTTGGGATCGATGTTACCCCTTGTTGTTCTTGGGCACGATAGCATTTGTACCAGGATTGTATCATGTGagaattgcctattatgcttggaAAGGTTACCATGGATACTCGTATGATGATATCCCATCTATTGACTGA